One genomic segment of Flectobacillus major DSM 103 includes these proteins:
- a CDS encoding 3-keto-disaccharide hydrolase encodes MKKLSLFLCLLVSIQTAFAQKKNNTWMSLFDGKSFAGWRVNEENPKTFSIEDGTIKVAGERTHLFYEGTVGNHDFKNFELKLKAKTLPGSNSGIFIHTAYQASGWPEKGYEIQVNQTHTDWRKTGSLYGISDVKENLAKDNEWYEYHIIVKGKRIVIKINNKVAVDYTEPDVLPSDRGLKKLSSGTIALQGHDPKSVAYFKDIKIKLLK; translated from the coding sequence ATGAAAAAACTATCTTTATTTCTCTGCTTGTTGGTATCAATACAAACGGCTTTTGCTCAGAAAAAAAACAATACATGGATGTCACTTTTTGATGGAAAGTCTTTTGCAGGCTGGCGTGTCAATGAGGAAAATCCAAAAACATTTTCTATCGAAGACGGAACGATAAAAGTAGCAGGCGAACGCACACATTTATTCTATGAAGGAACTGTGGGAAACCATGATTTCAAAAACTTTGAACTAAAACTAAAAGCAAAAACATTACCGGGTTCTAATTCAGGCATATTTATTCATACTGCTTACCAAGCTTCTGGCTGGCCCGAAAAAGGATACGAGATTCAGGTGAACCAAACACATACCGACTGGCGAAAAACAGGAAGTTTGTATGGTATTAGTGACGTAAAAGAAAATTTGGCTAAAGACAACGAATGGTACGAATACCATATCATTGTGAAAGGCAAAAGAATTGTTATTAAAATCAATAATAAAGTTGCCGTTGACTATACCGAGCCAGATGTTCTTCCTTCCGACCGTGGACTAAAAAAACTAAGCTCAGGAACAATTGCCTTGCAGGGGCATGACCCTAAAAGTGTAGCTTATTTTAAAGATATTAAAATCAAGCTTTTGAAATAA
- a CDS encoding winged helix-turn-helix transcriptional regulator: MTNRKISSTNYNNQVFLTHKCALNELIFVLSKRWITDVLFSIEDGHKRFSSIKEDLQFISDNILGERLKLLEKYKLIQKDFTNDTPTKVEYSITETGKELSELLGNLCTFAEHKVGL, from the coding sequence ATGACAAATCGGAAAATAAGCTCGACAAATTATAACAACCAAGTGTTTTTAACACATAAATGTGCTTTGAATGAGCTAATTTTTGTGCTAAGCAAACGCTGGATAACCGATGTTTTATTTAGTATCGAAGATGGTCATAAGCGTTTTTCGAGTATCAAAGAAGACCTACAGTTTATTAGTGATAATATTCTTGGCGAGCGACTAAAATTGCTTGAAAAATATAAGCTTATTCAAAAAGACTTTACCAACGATACACCTACAAAAGTAGAATACTCGATTACTGAAACAGGTAAAGAACTCAGCGAGTTGCTAGGTAATTTATGTACTTTCGCCGAACACAAAGTTGGTTTGTAA